Proteins encoded together in one Kitasatospora albolonga window:
- a CDS encoding TetR family transcriptional regulator, translating to METTRGAERQRTAAEARRRELLEAADRVVLRDGPQASMNAIAAEAGITKPILYRHFGDKGGLYRALAKRHTDALLSALRAALDAPAERRARVEATLDTYLAAIEARPQVYRFLMHPADGTADSATSPEQGFDVGRHSAPLLRLLGEELGQVIVERVDLGPDSEQMARIWGHGIVGMMHAAGDWWLADRPCSRERLVRSLADLLWGRLAEAGDRDVKGGPGF from the coding sequence ATGGAGACCACACGCGGCGCCGAGCGACAGCGGACCGCGGCCGAGGCTCGCCGCCGCGAACTGCTCGAAGCGGCGGACCGGGTGGTGCTCAGGGACGGCCCGCAGGCGTCGATGAACGCGATCGCCGCCGAGGCCGGGATCACCAAGCCCATCCTCTACCGCCACTTCGGGGACAAGGGCGGCCTCTACCGCGCGCTGGCCAAACGCCACACCGACGCCCTCCTCAGCGCCCTGCGCGCGGCCCTGGACGCCCCCGCCGAGCGCCGGGCCCGGGTCGAGGCCACGCTCGACACCTACCTCGCCGCGATCGAGGCCCGCCCGCAGGTCTACCGCTTCCTGATGCACCCCGCCGACGGAACGGCCGACTCCGCCACCTCCCCCGAGCAGGGCTTCGACGTCGGCCGCCACTCCGCCCCGCTGCTGCGCCTCCTCGGCGAGGAGCTGGGCCAGGTGATCGTCGAGCGGGTGGACCTGGGGCCGGACAGCGAGCAGATGGCCCGCATCTGGGGCCACGGCATCGTCGGCATGATGCACGCGGCGGGCGACTGGTGGCTCGCCGACCGGCCCTGCTCCCGCGAGCGGCTGGTGCGCAGCCTGGCGGACCTGCTGTGGGGGCGGCTGGCGGAGGCGGGCGACCGCGACGTCAAGGGCGGCCCGGGGTTCTAA
- a CDS encoding reductase — protein sequence MLGATGQIGRAAVSALVRDGWEVTAVSRGGGRDDRWGDGVRALALDRDEEGALESALGEGCDVLVDMVAFSPAHARQLRSLSGRVGSAVVISSGAVYEDDRGRSFDTQAEPDGFPRYPVPLPETQPTVAPGDTTYGTRKVALEHELLAAGDALPVTLLRAGAVHGPYCRTPRELYFVKRLLDGRGLRVLAYGGGSRFHPLHVTNAAELIRLAARRPGSRVLNAADPEAPTVAEIGAAIDAVLGRETETVLVDGPPPEEGVGDTPWSGAHPVVYDMTAAEQELGYRPVTGYVESLPGTVEWLAGELAGRDWREAFPKMARNYGEALFDYAAEDAWRARYDRSPRA from the coding sequence GTGCTGGGAGCGACGGGACAGATCGGGCGGGCGGCGGTGAGCGCGCTCGTCCGGGACGGCTGGGAGGTGACCGCCGTATCGCGCGGCGGCGGGCGGGACGACCGGTGGGGTGACGGGGTACGGGCCCTGGCGCTCGACCGGGACGAGGAAGGGGCGCTGGAGAGCGCGCTCGGTGAGGGCTGTGACGTCCTGGTCGACATGGTGGCGTTCTCCCCGGCGCACGCACGGCAGCTGAGGTCTCTGTCCGGACGCGTCGGTTCGGCGGTCGTGATCTCCAGCGGTGCGGTGTACGAGGACGACCGGGGCCGCAGCTTCGACACCCAGGCCGAACCGGACGGCTTCCCGCGCTATCCGGTCCCGCTCCCGGAGACCCAGCCCACGGTGGCCCCGGGGGACACCACGTACGGGACCCGGAAGGTGGCGCTGGAGCACGAGCTGCTGGCGGCGGGCGACGCGCTGCCGGTGACGCTGCTGCGGGCGGGCGCGGTCCATGGCCCGTACTGCCGCACCCCGCGCGAGCTGTACTTCGTGAAGCGGCTGCTGGACGGACGGGGGCTGCGGGTCCTCGCGTACGGCGGCGGGAGCCGCTTCCACCCGCTCCACGTGACGAACGCGGCCGAGCTGATCCGCCTGGCCGCCCGCCGCCCCGGCTCCCGGGTGCTCAACGCGGCAGACCCTGAGGCGCCGACGGTCGCGGAGATCGGGGCAGCGATCGACGCGGTGCTCGGCCGGGAGACGGAGACGGTCCTGGTCGACGGTCCACCGCCCGAGGAGGGCGTGGGCGACACGCCGTGGAGCGGGGCTCATCCGGTGGTGTACGACATGACGGCGGCGGAGCAGGAGCTCGGGTACCGGCCGGTGACGGGGTACGTCGAGTCGCTGCCGGGGACGGTGGAGTGGCTGGCCGGGGAGCTGGCGGGGCGGGACTGGCGGGAGGCGTTCCCGAAGATGGCGCGGAACTACGGGGAGGCGCTGTTCGACTATGCGGCGGAGGACGCCTGGCGGGCGCGGTACGACCGGAGCCCGCGTGCGTGA
- a CDS encoding GNAT family N-acetyltransferase — translation MTEIVHVSGPELVTYADEMAELLVETVEEGSSVGFLAPLDREAAAVWWRERAAAVESGQVSIWIAREGCRVAGTIALVRAPLPNARHRAEVAKLMVRPSARGQGLGRALLAAVEAYAEMQGITLLILDTESGSLAEQVYCKAGWTEVGSVPGYAADPAGSLKPTTFYYKELAGP, via the coding sequence ATGACCGAGATCGTCCACGTGAGCGGCCCCGAGCTGGTCACGTACGCCGACGAGATGGCCGAGCTGCTGGTGGAGACCGTCGAGGAGGGATCGTCGGTGGGCTTCCTGGCCCCGCTGGACCGGGAGGCGGCGGCTGTCTGGTGGCGGGAGCGCGCGGCGGCCGTGGAGTCCGGGCAGGTCTCCATCTGGATCGCCCGGGAGGGCTGCCGGGTCGCCGGAACGATCGCCCTGGTCCGGGCGCCACTGCCGAACGCCCGCCACCGCGCGGAGGTCGCCAAGCTGATGGTCCGGCCCTCGGCGCGCGGCCAGGGGCTCGGGCGGGCGCTGCTGGCGGCCGTGGAGGCGTACGCGGAGATGCAGGGCATCACGCTGCTGATCCTGGACACCGAGAGCGGCAGCCTGGCCGAGCAGGTGTACTGCAAGGCGGGGTGGACGGAGGTGGGCTCCGTACCGGGATACGCGGCCGATCCGGCGGGCAGCCTCAAGCCGACCACCTTCTACTACAAGGAGCTCGCCGGGCCGTGA
- a CDS encoding 6-phosphofructokinase (catalyzes the formation of D-fructose 1,6-bisphosphate from D-fructose 6-phosphate in glycolysis), giving the protein MRIGVLTSGGDCPGLNAVIRSIVHRAVVDHGDEVIGFHDGWKGLLEADYRKLDLDAVGGILALGGTILGSSRVQPAHLRDGVERARGHVADLGLDAIIPIGGEGTLKAANLLSEAGLPIVGVPKTIDNDIASTDVTFGFDTAVGVATEALDRLKTTAESHQRVLIVEVMGRHTGWIALHSGMAAGAHAIVVPERPFDIDELTELVGKRFSAGKKFAIVVVAEGAKPRAGSMQFEQGVKDIYGHERFAGVATQLSGELEKRLGKEARPVILGHVQRGGTPTAYDRVLATRFGWHAVEAAHRGEFGMLTALRGTDIVMVPLAEAVETLKTVPAERYAEAECVL; this is encoded by the coding sequence ATGCGCATTGGCGTACTCACCTCCGGCGGCGACTGCCCCGGCCTCAACGCCGTCATCCGTTCCATCGTGCACCGCGCGGTGGTGGACCACGGCGACGAGGTCATCGGCTTCCACGACGGGTGGAAGGGCCTGCTGGAGGCCGACTACCGCAAGCTGGACCTCGACGCGGTGGGCGGCATCCTGGCCCTCGGCGGCACCATCCTCGGCTCCTCCCGGGTCCAGCCCGCGCATCTGCGGGACGGTGTGGAGCGGGCCCGCGGCCATGTCGCCGACCTCGGCCTGGACGCCATCATCCCGATCGGCGGCGAGGGCACGCTGAAGGCGGCCAACCTCCTCTCCGAGGCCGGGCTGCCCATCGTCGGGGTCCCCAAGACCATCGACAACGACATCGCCTCCACCGATGTGACCTTCGGTTTCGACACCGCCGTCGGGGTCGCGACCGAGGCCCTGGACCGGCTGAAGACCACCGCCGAATCGCACCAGCGGGTGCTGATCGTCGAGGTCATGGGCCGCCACACCGGCTGGATCGCCCTGCACTCCGGGATGGCCGCCGGTGCCCACGCCATCGTGGTGCCCGAGCGCCCCTTCGACATCGACGAGCTGACCGAGCTGGTCGGCAAGCGCTTCTCGGCGGGCAAGAAGTTCGCCATCGTGGTGGTCGCCGAGGGCGCCAAGCCCCGCGCGGGCTCCATGCAGTTCGAGCAGGGCGTCAAGGACATCTACGGCCACGAGCGGTTCGCCGGGGTGGCCACGCAGCTCTCCGGGGAGCTGGAGAAGCGGCTCGGCAAGGAGGCCCGCCCGGTCATCCTCGGCCACGTCCAGCGCGGCGGCACCCCGACCGCGTACGACCGCGTCCTGGCGACCCGGTTCGGCTGGCACGCTGTGGAGGCGGCGCACCGGGGCGAGTTCGGGATGCTGACCGCGCTGCGCGGCACCGACATCGTGATGGTCCCGCTGGCGGAGGCGGTCGAGACGTTGAAGACGGTCCCGGCCGAGCGGTACGCCGAGGCGGAGTGCGTGCTCTAG
- a CDS encoding acyl-CoA dehydrogenase gives MAEFTLDLNDDQKQVRDWLHGFAADVIRPAASEWDEREETPWPVIQEAAKVGIYSLDFYAQQFFDPTGLGIPMAMEELFWGDAGIALSIVGTGLAAVGVLANGTEEQIGTWIPQMYGDANDVKVAAFCSSEPDAGSDVASMRTRAVYDEAKDEWVLNGTKTWATNGGIANVHVVVAVVDADLGSKGHASFIVPPDTPGLSQGQKFKKHGIRASHTAEVVLEDVRVPGHCLLGGKEKLDERLARARERAKAGGERVKNAAMATFEASRPAVGAMAVGTARAAYEVALDYAKTRTQFGRPIIDNQGIAFQLADMRTRIDAARLLVWRASWMATTGKPFTSAEGSMSKLYASETAKQVTAQAIQILGGNGFTREYPVERMHRDAAIYTIFEGTSEIQRLVIARTLSGMPIR, from the coding sequence ATGGCCGAGTTCACGCTCGATCTCAACGACGACCAGAAGCAGGTCCGTGACTGGCTTCACGGTTTCGCGGCGGACGTCATCCGCCCCGCGGCCTCGGAATGGGACGAGCGTGAGGAAACGCCCTGGCCCGTCATCCAGGAGGCGGCCAAGGTCGGCATCTACTCCCTCGACTTCTACGCCCAGCAGTTCTTCGACCCTACGGGGCTCGGCATCCCCATGGCCATGGAAGAGCTCTTCTGGGGCGACGCGGGCATCGCCCTGTCCATCGTCGGTACGGGCCTGGCGGCCGTCGGCGTCCTCGCCAACGGCACCGAGGAGCAGATCGGCACCTGGATACCGCAGATGTACGGCGACGCGAACGACGTGAAGGTCGCCGCCTTCTGTTCCTCCGAGCCCGACGCCGGTTCCGACGTCGCCTCCATGCGCACCCGCGCCGTCTACGACGAGGCCAAGGACGAGTGGGTCCTCAACGGCACCAAGACCTGGGCGACCAACGGCGGCATAGCCAACGTCCACGTGGTCGTCGCCGTCGTCGACGCCGACCTCGGCTCCAAGGGCCACGCCTCCTTCATCGTGCCGCCGGACACCCCCGGCCTCTCCCAGGGCCAGAAGTTCAAGAAGCACGGCATCCGGGCCTCCCACACCGCCGAAGTGGTCCTGGAGGACGTCCGCGTCCCCGGCCACTGCCTGCTCGGCGGCAAGGAGAAGCTCGACGAGCGCCTCGCCCGCGCCCGGGAGCGTGCCAAGGCGGGCGGCGAGCGGGTCAAGAACGCGGCGATGGCCACCTTCGAGGCATCCCGCCCGGCCGTCGGCGCGATGGCCGTGGGCACCGCCCGGGCGGCGTATGAGGTGGCGCTCGACTACGCGAAGACCCGCACCCAGTTCGGCCGCCCGATCATCGACAACCAGGGCATCGCCTTCCAGCTCGCCGACATGCGCACCCGGATCGACGCGGCCCGGCTGCTGGTCTGGCGCGCCTCCTGGATGGCCACCACCGGCAAGCCGTTCACCTCGGCCGAGGGCTCCATGTCCAAGCTGTACGCCAGCGAGACCGCCAAGCAGGTCACCGCGCAGGCCATCCAGATCCTCGGCGGCAACGGCTTCACCCGGGAGTACCCGGTCGAGCGGATGCACCGGGACGCCGCGATCTACACCATCTTCGAGGGCACCAGCGAGATCCAGCGCCTGGTGATCGCCCGGACGCTCTCGGGGATGCCGATCCGCTAG
- a CDS encoding peptide deformylase, giving the protein MRNRPIPGSSGLVREMSLLGDPLLHRACEDVTEFGPSLARLVEDMFATMYAAQGVGLAANQIGVPLKVFVYDCPDDDDVRHLGHVVNPELVEADGLTVRGPEGCLSLPGLEAGTERFDRAVVEGLTMTGEPVRITGTGWFARCLQHECDHLEGRVYTDRLTGLRRSRALRAARRAPWARKDTP; this is encoded by the coding sequence ATGCGAAACCGCCCGATCCCCGGCAGTTCCGGACTCGTCCGTGAGATGAGTCTGCTCGGCGACCCGTTGCTCCACCGCGCCTGTGAGGACGTCACGGAGTTCGGCCCGTCGCTCGCGAGGCTGGTCGAGGACATGTTCGCCACGATGTACGCCGCGCAGGGTGTCGGGCTCGCCGCCAACCAGATCGGCGTCCCGCTCAAAGTGTTCGTCTACGACTGCCCGGACGACGATGACGTCCGTCATCTGGGACATGTCGTCAACCCCGAACTGGTCGAGGCGGACGGACTCACCGTACGCGGACCGGAGGGCTGTCTGTCACTTCCGGGGCTGGAAGCGGGCACGGAACGCTTCGACCGCGCGGTCGTCGAGGGCCTGACGATGACGGGCGAGCCGGTGCGGATCACGGGCACGGGGTGGTTCGCCCGGTGCCTCCAGCACGAGTGCGACCACCTGGAGGGCAGGGTCTACACCGACCGGCTGACCGGGCTGCGGCGGTCCCGGGCGCTGCGGGCGGCGCGCAGGGCGCCGTGGGCCCGTAAGGACACGCCTTAG
- a CDS encoding urease accessory protein, with protein MSVHATARLRAEPDGRGGTALPVLESAGPLALRRTRSPHSTHARVTVVGAMSAPLNGDRLAIEAEAADGAHLTVDAAAATIALPGARPDAAPSTYTVALRVGERAVLRWLPEQLVSAHGSDLHQTTRVELAPTARLLLREEQILGRHGEPTGTLTTRLTVHRGGRPLLDQQLAYGPGAPGGWDGPAVLGEHRAVGQLLLADPSFEESPLPARLLGPTAALTPLAGPAVLVTAVAEDARLLRAILDGAVHELLEGLKEDG; from the coding sequence ATGAGCGTCCACGCCACCGCCCGCCTCCGCGCCGAACCCGACGGCCGGGGCGGGACCGCGCTGCCCGTCCTGGAGAGCGCCGGCCCCCTCGCGCTCCGCCGCACCCGCTCACCGCACTCCACCCACGCCCGGGTCACCGTGGTCGGCGCCATGAGCGCCCCGCTCAACGGCGACCGGCTGGCGATCGAGGCCGAGGCCGCCGACGGCGCCCACCTCACCGTCGACGCGGCGGCGGCCACCATCGCGCTGCCGGGCGCCCGGCCGGACGCCGCCCCGTCCACGTACACCGTGGCTCTACGGGTGGGGGAGCGGGCCGTCCTGCGCTGGCTCCCCGAACAGCTCGTCTCCGCCCACGGCAGCGACCTGCACCAGACCACCCGCGTCGAACTCGCCCCCACCGCACGCCTGTTGCTGCGCGAGGAGCAGATCCTCGGCCGTCATGGCGAGCCCACCGGTACCCTCACGACCCGCCTCACCGTCCACCGGGGAGGCCGCCCGCTCCTCGACCAGCAACTGGCCTACGGCCCCGGCGCCCCCGGCGGCTGGGACGGCCCCGCCGTCCTCGGCGAGCACCGCGCGGTCGGTCAGCTCCTCCTGGCCGACCCGTCCTTCGAGGAGTCCCCGCTCCCCGCCCGCCTCCTCGGCCCCACCGCCGCCCTCACCCCGCTCGCGGGCCCCGCCGTCCTGGTCACGGCGGTGGCGGAGGACGCCCGCCTGCTGCGCGCGATCCTGGACGGGGCGGTGCACGAGCTGCTGGAGGGGCTGAAGGAGGACGGGTGA
- a CDS encoding urease accessory protein UreF, with product MSRAALLVLADGRFPAGGHAHSGGAEPAVTQGRVRTADDLAAFCRGRLHTTGLTAAALAAAAAHGLDPLALDEAADARTPSPALRATARKLGRQMMRAARATWPSPGLDALALARPRGAHQPVVLGLTARAAGLGPEDAAYCVAYETVSGPATAVVRLLSLDPFQATAVLARLAPELDQVAARAAEAARHGIDALPAASAPLLDITAEAHAAWPVRLFAS from the coding sequence ATGTCACGCGCAGCCCTCCTCGTCCTCGCCGACGGCCGGTTCCCCGCCGGAGGCCACGCCCACTCCGGCGGTGCCGAACCGGCCGTCACCCAGGGGCGCGTCCGCACCGCCGACGACCTCGCCGCCTTCTGCCGGGGCCGCCTGCACACCACCGGGCTCACCGCCGCCGCCCTCGCCGCGGCCGCCGCCCACGGCCTCGACCCGCTCGCGCTCGACGAGGCCGCCGACGCCCGTACGCCCTCACCCGCCCTGCGGGCCACCGCCCGCAAGCTGGGCCGCCAGATGATGCGGGCCGCCCGCGCCACCTGGCCGAGCCCCGGACTCGACGCGCTCGCCCTGGCCCGGCCGCGCGGCGCCCACCAGCCCGTCGTCCTCGGCCTCACGGCCCGGGCGGCGGGGCTGGGGCCCGAGGACGCGGCGTACTGCGTGGCGTACGAGACGGTCAGCGGCCCGGCCACCGCCGTGGTCCGGCTGCTCTCCCTCGACCCGTTCCAGGCCACCGCCGTACTCGCCCGCCTCGCACCCGAGCTGGACCAGGTGGCCGCCCGGGCGGCCGAGGCCGCCCGGCACGGCATCGACGCCCTGCCCGCCGCCTCCGCCCCGCTCCTCGACATCACCGCCGAGGCGCACGCCGCCTGGCCGGTCCGCCTCTTCGCCTCCTAG
- a CDS encoding glutamine amidotransferase, producing the protein MNNGLRLVWVYPDLLSTYGDQGNALVVERRARQRGLDVQRVDVRSDQPVPTSGDIYLIGGGEDRPQRLAAERLRRDGGLSRAASNGAIIFSVCAGYQILGHEFINDLGEREQGLGLLDVISTRGEGARCVGDVLADIDPQLGLEPLTGFENHQGVTHLGPTARPFARVRYGRGNGTGDGTEGAYNDTVFGTYMHGPVMARNPQIADHLLKLALDVNALPPTDDRWYEALRAERIAAATQPA; encoded by the coding sequence ATGAACAACGGTCTGCGTCTGGTCTGGGTCTACCCCGACCTGCTCAGCACCTACGGCGACCAGGGCAACGCCCTGGTCGTGGAGCGGCGGGCCCGGCAGCGCGGTCTGGACGTACAGCGCGTCGACGTGCGCAGCGACCAGCCGGTGCCGACGTCCGGCGACATCTATCTGATCGGCGGCGGCGAGGACCGGCCCCAGCGCCTCGCGGCGGAGCGGCTGCGCCGCGACGGCGGGCTGAGCCGGGCCGCGTCCAACGGCGCGATCATCTTCTCGGTCTGCGCGGGCTACCAGATCCTCGGCCACGAGTTCATCAACGACCTCGGTGAGCGCGAGCAGGGTCTCGGCCTGCTCGATGTGATCTCCACGCGCGGCGAGGGCGCCCGGTGCGTCGGCGACGTACTGGCGGACATCGACCCGCAGCTCGGCCTGGAGCCGCTGACCGGGTTCGAGAACCACCAGGGCGTCACCCATCTCGGCCCGACGGCACGGCCGTTCGCCCGGGTGCGGTACGGCCGGGGCAACGGCACCGGGGACGGCACGGAGGGCGCGTACAACGACACGGTCTTCGGGACGTACATGCACGGTCCGGTGATGGCCCGCAACCCGCAGATCGCCGACCATCTGCTGAAGCTGGCCCTCGACGTGAACGCGCTGCCGCCCACGGACGACCGCTGGTACGAGGCGCTGCGCGCCGAGCGCATCGCGGCCGCGACCCAGCCCGCCTGA
- a CDS encoding glutathione peroxidase, translated as MTLHDIPLRTLTGEPTTLGAWSGRAVLLVNVASKCGLTPQYEGLERLQQAYGDRGLTVLGVPCNQFAGQEPGSAEEIQTFCSTTYGVTFPLLEKIDVNGADRHPLYAELTKLADADGEAGDVQWNFEKFVISPTGEPVARIRPRSEPESTEVVAAIEAQLPG; from the coding sequence ATGACGCTGCACGACATTCCGCTGCGCACCCTCACCGGCGAGCCGACCACCCTGGGCGCCTGGAGCGGCCGGGCCGTCCTGCTGGTGAACGTGGCGTCCAAGTGCGGGCTCACGCCGCAGTACGAGGGCCTGGAGCGGTTGCAGCAGGCGTACGGGGACCGGGGCCTGACCGTGCTCGGTGTGCCGTGCAACCAGTTCGCCGGGCAGGAGCCGGGGAGCGCGGAGGAGATCCAGACCTTCTGCTCGACGACGTACGGGGTCACCTTCCCGCTCCTGGAGAAGATCGACGTCAACGGGGCGGACCGGCACCCGCTGTACGCGGAGCTGACGAAGCTGGCCGACGCGGACGGGGAGGCCGGGGACGTCCAGTGGAACTTCGAGAAGTTCGTGATCTCTCCGACCGGTGAGCCGGTGGCCCGTATCCGGCCGCGCAGCGAGCCGGAGTCGACGGAGGTCGTGGCGGCGATCGAGGCGCAGCTGCCGGGCTGA
- a CDS encoding ligase: MAGNTEPLSPRAKLAVTAGKAAAAVSRAAGRGSGSVIGGRVALKLDPDLLGRLAQHLDVILVSATNGKTTTTRLIAEALRAAGPVVSNALGANMPAGITSALAGGSDAKFGVIEVDEKYLAGVARDTTPKAIALLNLSRDQLDRAAETRMMAEHWREGLSGSKAVIIANADDPLVVWAASSSPNVVWVAAGQAWKDDAWSCPSCGGVMQRPGDDWFCGQCGFRRPAPSWALNGDYVLDPHGSAWPIHLQLPGRANKANAASSAAVAAVFGVPPQVALERMYQVQAVAGRYDVVNFQNRELRLLLAKNPAGWLETFSLIDPPPTPVILSVNARGADGTDTSWLWDVDYTQLAGHPIFVLGDRKLDLAVRLEVAGLDFRVCESLDEAVQYAPPGRIEVIANYTAFQDLRRRVGN, encoded by the coding sequence ATGGCAGGCAACACGGAGCCGTTGTCGCCGCGGGCCAAGCTGGCCGTGACGGCGGGCAAGGCCGCGGCGGCGGTGTCACGCGCCGCGGGGCGGGGCAGCGGATCGGTGATCGGCGGCCGGGTGGCGCTCAAACTCGACCCCGACCTGCTGGGGCGGCTGGCGCAGCACCTGGACGTGATCCTCGTGTCGGCGACGAACGGCAAGACGACGACCACCCGGCTGATCGCCGAGGCGCTGCGGGCCGCCGGGCCCGTCGTGTCGAACGCGCTCGGCGCGAACATGCCCGCGGGCATCACCTCGGCGCTGGCCGGCGGCTCGGACGCGAAGTTCGGCGTGATCGAGGTCGACGAGAAGTACCTCGCCGGGGTCGCCCGCGACACCACCCCCAAGGCGATCGCGCTGCTCAACCTCTCCCGCGACCAGCTGGACCGCGCGGCCGAGACCCGGATGATGGCCGAGCACTGGCGCGAGGGCCTCTCCGGCTCGAAGGCCGTGATCATCGCCAACGCGGACGACCCGCTGGTCGTCTGGGCGGCCTCCTCCTCGCCCAACGTGGTGTGGGTGGCGGCCGGCCAGGCGTGGAAGGACGACGCCTGGTCCTGCCCGTCCTGCGGCGGTGTGATGCAGCGCCCCGGCGACGACTGGTTCTGCGGGCAGTGCGGCTTCCGCCGCCCCGCCCCGAGCTGGGCACTCAACGGCGACTACGTCCTGGACCCGCACGGTTCGGCCTGGCCGATCCACCTCCAGCTGCCCGGCCGCGCCAACAAGGCCAACGCCGCCAGCTCGGCCGCCGTAGCCGCCGTCTTCGGAGTGCCGCCGCAGGTAGCGCTGGAGCGCATGTACCAGGTGCAGGCGGTCGCGGGGCGTTACGACGTCGTGAACTTCCAGAACCGCGAGCTGCGGCTGCTGCTGGCGAAGAACCCGGCCGGCTGGCTGGAGACGTTCTCGCTGATCGACCCGCCGCCGACGCCGGTGATCCTCTCCGTCAACGCGCGCGGCGCGGACGGCACGGACACCTCCTGGCTCTGGGACGTGGACTACACCCAGCTGGCCGGTCACCCGATCTTCGTGCTCGGCGACCGCAAGCTGGACCTCGCGGTCCGCCTGGAGGTCGCGGGGCTGGACTTCCGGGTCTGCGAGAGCCTCGACGAGGCCGTGCAGTACGCCCCGCCCGGCCGCATCGAGGTCATCGCCAACTACACCGCCTTCCAGGATCTGCGCCGTCGTGTCGGCAACTGA
- a CDS encoding 1-acyl-sn-glycerol-3-phosphate acyltransferase yields the protein MFYYVLKYVVLGPLLRVLFRPRIEGLENIPEEGAAIVAGNHLSFSDHFLMPAIIKRRITFLAKAEYFTGPGIKGRLTAAFFRSAGQIPVDRSGKDAGQAAIREGLGVLGKGELLGIYPEGTRSHDGRLYKGKVGVAVMAITAQVPVVPCAMLGTFEIQPPGQVVPKIKRVAIRFGEPLDFSRYAGMENQKAAIRAVTDEIMYAILELSGQEYVDEYAAKVKAAEQEAAPPKKFRKLRR from the coding sequence GTGTTTTATTACGTCCTGAAGTATGTCGTGCTGGGGCCCCTGCTGCGGGTGCTGTTCCGTCCTCGTATCGAAGGGCTGGAGAACATCCCGGAGGAGGGCGCGGCGATCGTCGCCGGGAACCATCTCTCCTTCTCCGACCACTTCCTCATGCCCGCCATCATCAAGCGGCGCATCACGTTCCTCGCGAAGGCCGAGTACTTCACCGGCCCCGGGATCAAGGGCCGGCTCACCGCCGCGTTCTTCCGCAGCGCGGGCCAGATCCCGGTGGACCGCTCCGGCAAGGACGCAGGGCAGGCGGCGATCCGCGAGGGGCTCGGGGTGCTGGGCAAGGGCGAGCTCCTGGGGATCTACCCGGAGGGCACCCGCTCGCACGACGGCCGGCTCTACAAGGGCAAGGTCGGGGTCGCGGTCATGGCGATCACCGCGCAGGTGCCGGTGGTCCCGTGCGCCATGCTCGGTACGTTCGAGATCCAGCCGCCCGGCCAGGTCGTCCCGAAGATCAAGCGGGTCGCGATCCGGTTCGGCGAGCCGCTGGACTTCTCGCGCTACGCGGGCATGGAGAACCAGAAGGCCGCGATCCGGGCCGTGACCGACGAGATCATGTACGCGATCCTCGAACTCTCCGGCCAGGAGTACGTCGACGAGTACGCGGCGAAGGTGAAGGCGGCCGAGCAGGAGGCCGCCCCGCCGAAGAAGTTCCGCAAACTGCGACGCTGA
- a CDS encoding urease accessory protein UreG has product MHLGHTHDAPAAVSADATRPDGTRRALRIGLGGPVGSGKTATVAALCRELRDRFSIAVVTNDIYTREDAEFLLRNAVLPPERIQAVETGACPHTAIRDDISANLEAVEDLEDAVGPLDLILVESGGDNLTATFSKGLVDAQVFVIDVAGGDDIPRKGGPGVTTADLLVINKTDLAPHVGSDLQRMARDAKEQRGELPVLFTSLTSAEGVGPVADWVRARLAAWTA; this is encoded by the coding sequence ATGCACCTCGGCCACACCCACGACGCCCCCGCCGCCGTCAGCGCCGACGCCACCCGCCCCGACGGCACCCGGCGCGCCCTGCGCATCGGCCTCGGCGGACCCGTCGGCTCCGGCAAGACGGCCACCGTCGCCGCCCTCTGCCGGGAGCTGCGCGACCGGTTCTCCATCGCCGTCGTCACCAACGACATCTACACCCGCGAGGACGCCGAATTCCTCCTCCGCAACGCCGTCCTGCCGCCCGAACGCATCCAGGCCGTCGAGACCGGAGCCTGCCCGCACACCGCGATCCGCGACGACATCTCCGCCAACCTCGAAGCCGTCGAGGACCTGGAGGACGCGGTCGGCCCGCTCGATCTGATCCTCGTCGAGTCCGGCGGCGACAACCTCACCGCCACCTTCTCCAAGGGGCTCGTCGACGCCCAGGTCTTCGTCATCGACGTGGCGGGCGGCGACGACATCCCCCGCAAGGGCGGCCCCGGCGTCACCACCGCCGACCTGCTCGTCATCAACAAGACCGACCTCGCCCCCCACGTCGGCTCCGACCTCCAGCGGATGGCCCGGGACGCCAAGGAACAGCGCGGCGAACTCCCCGTCCTCTTCACCTCCTTGACCTCCGCCGAAGGCGTCGGACCGGTCGCCGACTGGGTGCGGGCACGGCTCGCCGCCTGGACCGCATGA